A genomic window from Arthrobacter sp. FW305-BF8 includes:
- a CDS encoding ABC transporter substrate-binding protein: MNATSLTRGTHLSRRALFKAAGLAGAAAVLPLAGCGSVPTGSGPSSQNGVTTLRFMQNKPEVVAYFNRVIKDFEALNPDIRVIQDFNEGNFVPGLVRNDPPDVVTRGFAQATADFVRKGVFADLSDLPAAATIDPKIQDLVRSWGQYNGHETSALPFSLAAAGVIHRRDIFEAQGVSVPTTWDEFIAACEKFKAAGITPVYGTFKDNWTLGQGMFDYVAGGALDIADFFARLTAKGAAISADAPESFTSNFGPALPKMLELASFSQKGAASKNYADGNAAFAKGQAAMYLQGPWALSQLVAANKNVRLGSFPLPVTNNPADTKVRVNVDMALSITRNTPNMAAARRFVSYLLDPSVVNAYNEKNAAFSPLREAPAVGNPQITGLAASVREGRYYQGATTYFPPSVPLYNYVQSFVYGKNGEQFLSALDDEWRRVAERTAV; encoded by the coding sequence GTGAACGCAACTTCTCTTACCCGCGGCACTCACCTCAGCCGCCGCGCGCTCTTCAAGGCGGCCGGGCTCGCCGGCGCGGCAGCCGTCCTTCCGCTGGCGGGCTGCGGCTCCGTGCCCACCGGTTCTGGGCCCAGCAGCCAGAACGGCGTCACCACGCTCCGCTTCATGCAGAACAAGCCCGAGGTGGTGGCCTACTTCAACCGGGTCATCAAGGACTTCGAGGCCCTCAACCCGGACATCCGCGTCATCCAAGACTTCAACGAGGGCAACTTCGTTCCGGGCCTGGTCCGCAACGACCCGCCCGACGTCGTGACCCGCGGCTTCGCCCAGGCCACCGCCGACTTCGTCCGGAAGGGCGTGTTCGCGGACCTCTCCGACCTGCCGGCCGCGGCCACGATCGACCCCAAGATCCAGGACCTGGTCAGGTCATGGGGACAGTACAACGGGCATGAAACCAGCGCCCTTCCGTTCTCCCTGGCCGCTGCCGGGGTCATCCACCGCCGGGACATCTTCGAGGCCCAGGGCGTGTCCGTCCCCACGACGTGGGACGAGTTCATCGCTGCCTGCGAAAAGTTCAAGGCCGCCGGCATCACCCCCGTCTACGGCACCTTCAAGGACAACTGGACCCTCGGGCAGGGCATGTTCGACTACGTGGCCGGCGGCGCCCTGGACATCGCGGACTTCTTCGCCAGGCTCACGGCCAAGGGCGCCGCCATCAGCGCGGACGCCCCGGAGTCGTTCACCAGTAACTTCGGCCCGGCCCTGCCCAAGATGCTCGAGCTGGCTTCGTTCTCGCAGAAGGGTGCCGCCAGCAAGAACTACGCGGACGGAAATGCCGCGTTCGCCAAGGGCCAGGCGGCTATGTACCTGCAGGGCCCGTGGGCGCTCTCCCAGCTTGTGGCCGCCAACAAGAACGTCAGGCTCGGCAGCTTCCCGCTGCCCGTCACCAACAACCCCGCGGACACCAAGGTCCGGGTGAACGTGGACATGGCCCTGTCCATCACACGCAACACCCCGAACATGGCGGCGGCACGGCGCTTCGTCAGCTACCTGCTGGACCCCTCGGTGGTGAACGCCTACAACGAGAAGAACGCGGCGTTCTCGCCGCTCAGGGAAGCTCCCGCCGTCGGGAATCCCCAGATCACCGGCCTCGCCGCCTCGGTGCGGGAGGGGCGGTACTACCAGGGGGCCACCACCTACTTCCCGCCGTCGGTCCCTCTGTACAACTACGTCCAGTCCTTTGTGTACGGCAAGAACGGCGAACAGTTCCTTTCCGCCCTCGACGACGAATGGCGCCGGGTCGCCGAGCGCACCGCGGTCTGA
- a CDS encoding ROK family protein, whose product MSEMTAATPQLLRRVSAGAVLDFMRASGAVTVTEVIQATGLTRATAISVCEDLMQRGWITELENQRAFGGYQKGRPARRFELNERAGYVLGMDVGFSKATVVVSDLRGKALGRASQPFDIEVISAEERVAVIDRAAMMALDGVGASPDAVLAVSAGIAAPVDRKGNVLASQHFWGLFDVGLGSALHKLRGWTVLLENDANLAALGDRWRGAAAGVDDVVVILASERFGSGVIEGGRLLHGSGGGAGELAYLDLLEGVGDTFGIATLARTWAAEALEGTAETSLRDHAATGAEAEHVFAAAAAGDSEALKILDRLADRMARVIGSVATMINPELVVIGGAVANSAGVLLRPIAARLPEFTATPPRVAVSPLGDSIVTVGAVRRALDYVETNTLDLELNLPA is encoded by the coding sequence ATGTCCGAAATGACGGCGGCCACGCCCCAGCTGCTGCGGCGCGTGAGCGCCGGGGCGGTCCTGGACTTCATGCGCGCCTCGGGTGCGGTGACGGTTACTGAGGTCATCCAGGCAACCGGACTCACCCGGGCCACCGCCATCTCCGTGTGCGAGGACCTCATGCAGCGCGGGTGGATCACCGAACTGGAGAACCAGCGCGCCTTCGGCGGCTACCAGAAGGGGCGGCCTGCCCGGCGGTTCGAACTCAACGAGCGGGCCGGGTACGTCCTCGGAATGGACGTGGGTTTCTCGAAGGCAACGGTGGTGGTATCCGATCTTCGCGGCAAGGCGCTGGGACGGGCCAGCCAGCCGTTTGACATTGAGGTCATTTCCGCCGAGGAACGGGTGGCGGTCATTGACCGGGCCGCCATGATGGCGCTGGACGGGGTGGGGGCCTCCCCCGACGCCGTGCTGGCCGTGAGCGCCGGCATCGCCGCCCCGGTGGACCGGAAAGGCAACGTCCTCGCGTCCCAGCACTTCTGGGGGCTGTTCGACGTGGGCCTTGGGTCCGCGCTGCACAAACTCCGGGGATGGACGGTACTGCTGGAGAACGACGCCAACCTGGCCGCCCTGGGCGACCGGTGGCGGGGTGCGGCGGCGGGTGTGGACGACGTCGTCGTAATCCTGGCGAGTGAGCGCTTCGGTTCCGGCGTCATCGAAGGCGGCCGCCTGCTCCACGGCAGCGGCGGCGGCGCGGGTGAACTCGCGTACCTGGACCTGCTGGAGGGTGTGGGCGACACGTTCGGCATCGCGACGCTGGCGCGGACCTGGGCCGCGGAGGCGCTGGAGGGCACCGCAGAGACGTCCCTTCGCGACCATGCGGCCACGGGCGCGGAAGCGGAGCACGTCTTTGCCGCGGCGGCCGCCGGTGACTCGGAGGCGCTGAAAATCCTGGACCGGCTGGCCGACAGGATGGCCCGCGTCATCGGCTCGGTGGCCACCATGATCAACCCCGAACTCGTGGTGATCGGCGGGGCCGTGGCCAACTCTGCCGGGGTTCTGCTCAGGCCCATCGCCGCCCGGCTGCCGGAGTTCACCGCCACCCCGCCGCGGGTGGCGGTCTCGCCGCTGGGCGATTCAATCGTGACAGTGGGCGCGGTCCGGCGTGCCCTGGACTACGTGGAGACGAACACGCTGGACCTGGAGCTCAACCTCCCGGCGTGA
- a CDS encoding Na+/H+ antiporter, which yields MDQLALIIGLLLATVVAVGLGDRLRLPYPVLMLLLAVALTFIPGFPDIEIPPELILPIFLPPLLFATAQRSSWAVFRVRWRTLIMLAVALVVISTAVVAGAAWLMIPGIGIPAAIALGAMVAPPDPVAVESVAGRVHMPRRLITVLQSEGLFNDAAAIVIFQAAVAAAVGGTRIGPDVVLKFVVGAALAVVVGIAMGWLTALITRLVASMVARSAVTLVVPFAAYILAEEFHASGVIAVVVTALEMQRHTRPQDAAERVTRTAFWDVVELLVTGLAFGLVGLEIQDVVHTEGAAIFGMAGTAVVVCVLVFAVRFGWLGLLAVSARKRKNLLQPTSAKEVLILTWCGMRGLATLALALALPLTLADGTPFPARDELLVIACAVLLATLVLPGLTLPWLMKVLNASQDGTEERDAARLLARRAQAAAVAALKDNELMKELPPEKVALVKEKMTRLHAELLDGSLRNESLAEKRERGRELAIAVQTIALDAARQEVVAARSEPDMDPEVADRVLRQLDLRTMIMPE from the coding sequence ATGGACCAGCTGGCACTCATCATCGGGCTCCTGCTCGCCACCGTCGTGGCAGTGGGCCTCGGGGACCGGCTGCGGCTGCCTTATCCGGTCCTGATGCTGCTGCTGGCCGTGGCGCTGACCTTCATCCCGGGCTTCCCGGACATCGAGATTCCGCCGGAGCTGATCCTGCCGATCTTCCTCCCGCCGCTGCTGTTCGCCACGGCGCAGCGGAGCTCCTGGGCCGTCTTCCGGGTCCGGTGGCGCACGCTCATCATGCTCGCCGTGGCCCTGGTGGTCATCTCCACCGCGGTGGTCGCCGGCGCCGCCTGGCTCATGATCCCGGGCATCGGGATCCCCGCCGCCATCGCGCTCGGAGCCATGGTGGCCCCGCCTGACCCGGTCGCGGTGGAGTCCGTTGCCGGCCGCGTGCACATGCCCCGGCGGCTGATCACGGTGCTGCAGAGCGAAGGCCTTTTCAACGACGCCGCCGCCATCGTCATTTTCCAGGCAGCTGTTGCCGCCGCCGTCGGCGGTACACGGATAGGGCCCGACGTCGTCCTCAAGTTCGTCGTGGGCGCTGCGCTTGCCGTCGTGGTCGGCATCGCCATGGGCTGGCTGACGGCGCTGATCACCCGGCTCGTGGCCTCCATGGTGGCCCGAAGCGCCGTGACCCTGGTGGTGCCCTTTGCCGCCTACATCCTGGCGGAGGAATTCCATGCCTCCGGCGTCATCGCCGTTGTGGTCACCGCCCTGGAGATGCAGCGGCACACCCGCCCGCAGGACGCCGCGGAGCGGGTGACCCGGACGGCCTTCTGGGACGTGGTGGAGCTCCTGGTGACGGGGCTTGCCTTCGGGCTCGTGGGGCTCGAGATCCAGGACGTGGTCCATACGGAGGGTGCGGCAATCTTCGGCATGGCGGGAACTGCCGTCGTGGTCTGTGTCCTGGTGTTCGCAGTACGGTTCGGCTGGCTGGGACTGCTGGCCGTATCCGCCCGCAAACGGAAGAACCTGCTGCAGCCAACCTCTGCAAAGGAGGTCCTGATCCTGACCTGGTGCGGCATGCGCGGCCTCGCCACCCTGGCACTTGCGCTGGCACTGCCGCTGACACTCGCCGACGGCACGCCGTTCCCGGCCCGGGATGAACTGCTGGTCATCGCCTGCGCGGTGCTGCTGGCCACCCTGGTGCTGCCGGGGCTGACCCTGCCCTGGCTGATGAAGGTCCTGAACGCGTCCCAGGACGGAACCGAGGAGCGCGACGCCGCCCGGCTCCTGGCCCGCCGTGCGCAGGCAGCCGCCGTCGCTGCCCTGAAGGACAACGAGCTCATGAAGGAGCTGCCGCCGGAGAAGGTGGCACTCGTGAAGGAGAAGATGACCCGGCTCCATGCCGAACTGCTGGACGGCAGCCTCCGCAACGAGAGCCTGGCCGAGAAGCGGGAGCGGGGCAGGGAGCTGGCTATCGCTGTCCAGACCATCGCGCTGGATGCTGCTCGGCAGGAAGTCGTCGCGGCCCGCAGTGAACCGGACATGGACCCCGAGGTGGCGGACAGGGTGCTGCGCCAGCTCGACCTGCGGACCATGATCATGCCGGAGTAG
- a CDS encoding NAD(P)H-binding protein, producing the protein MTRIAIIGGHGKVALQLSALLTEQGHSVTSFIRNPDHAADVAASGASPSVLDVENSTTADIAAALRNHDAVVWSAGAGGGNPARTYAVDRDAAIRSMDAAAEAGVGRYVMVSYFGAGPDHGVPEGHSFHAYAEAKAAADEYLRGTNLEWTILGPGSLTEGPGNGLIDVNPEDAGTGTHTSRANVAIVAAAVLDRPGSAGKTIEFRDGTEPVAAALDALQ; encoded by the coding sequence ATGACCCGTATCGCAATCATCGGCGGCCACGGCAAGGTGGCCCTCCAACTGTCCGCCCTCCTCACGGAACAGGGGCACAGCGTCACGTCCTTCATCCGCAACCCGGACCATGCGGCCGACGTCGCCGCCTCCGGTGCATCGCCGTCGGTCCTCGACGTTGAAAACTCGACGACGGCGGACATCGCCGCCGCGCTCCGGAACCACGACGCGGTGGTCTGGTCAGCCGGAGCCGGGGGAGGGAACCCGGCCCGCACGTACGCGGTGGACCGGGACGCCGCCATCCGTTCCATGGACGCGGCCGCGGAGGCCGGCGTCGGGCGCTACGTGATGGTGTCCTACTTTGGCGCCGGCCCGGACCACGGGGTTCCTGAGGGCCACAGCTTCCACGCGTACGCCGAGGCCAAGGCCGCCGCCGACGAGTACCTCCGCGGCACCAACCTCGAATGGACCATCCTGGGGCCGGGCTCCCTGACAGAGGGGCCGGGGAACGGGCTGATCGATGTGAACCCCGAGGATGCCGGCACCGGCACGCACACCTCGCGCGCCAACGTGGCCATCGTTGCCGCCGCGGTGCTGGACCGGCCCGGAAGCGCCGGTAAGACCATCGAATTCCGCGACGGCACCGAGCCGGTCGCGGCCGCGCTGGACGCCCTGCAGTAG
- a CDS encoding dihydrofolate reductase family protein gives MAKLIYSGLLSVDGYIADRDGNFDWAEPDAEVHSFVNDLMRPAGTHLLGRRMYEVMAAWEHPEDFGEIAGLPAHIRDFADLWKAVDKVVFSRTLQDVTTARTRIEREFSADAVGRLKADASRDLAVGGAELAAAAIRAGLVDEFQMCLSPVTVGGGKRFLPDDVRLRLELLEERRFGNGTVFLRYANRTG, from the coding sequence ATGGCCAAACTGATCTACTCCGGACTTCTATCCGTCGACGGGTACATTGCGGACCGGGACGGCAACTTCGACTGGGCTGAGCCGGACGCTGAGGTGCATTCCTTCGTTAATGACCTGATGCGGCCGGCGGGAACCCACTTGCTCGGCCGCCGGATGTATGAGGTGATGGCCGCCTGGGAGCATCCGGAGGACTTCGGCGAGATTGCCGGCCTGCCCGCCCACATCCGCGACTTCGCCGACCTCTGGAAGGCAGTGGACAAGGTGGTCTTCTCCCGCACCCTGCAGGACGTGACCACCGCACGGACCAGGATCGAGCGGGAGTTCAGCGCCGACGCCGTCGGACGGCTCAAGGCAGACGCCAGCCGGGACCTGGCGGTGGGCGGCGCGGAGCTCGCCGCGGCGGCCATCCGCGCGGGTCTGGTGGACGAGTTCCAGATGTGCCTCTCGCCCGTGACAGTGGGCGGCGGCAAGCGCTTCCTCCCGGACGACGTCCGCCTCCGGCTTGAGCTGCTCGAGGAGCGGCGGTTCGGCAACGGCACGGTGTTCCTCCGCTACGCCAACCGGACGGGATAA
- a CDS encoding HNH endonuclease family protein, which translates to MPLGTFNHTVPPKPAGPFKRARRRAVAVTASITHGLWVRSLSATAVAAGLLLTGLAVPAEAATYYSAPLRTAARALTVAAENNAGYDRTRDFGTWLDTNRDCQNTRAEVLLQEAKVAATYTTTRRCTVRTARWVTRWDNRTHTLASAVEIDHTVPVHEAWGSGARYWSQARRVAFYNDLGDGRSLNAQTAALNSSKQAKGPEAWMPPANRCEYVGNWIAVKIRWGLRVDSAEKAALIRYADSCPNVRISVTKV; encoded by the coding sequence ATGCCGCTAGGCACGTTCAATCACACTGTCCCGCCTAAACCCGCAGGCCCGTTCAAACGGGCCCGACGCCGGGCTGTTGCCGTTACGGCGTCCATCACACACGGCCTGTGGGTCCGGTCGCTCTCCGCTACCGCCGTGGCCGCTGGCCTGCTGCTCACCGGGCTGGCCGTCCCCGCCGAGGCTGCCACGTACTATTCCGCGCCGCTGCGCACCGCCGCCCGCGCCCTTACGGTGGCCGCGGAGAACAACGCAGGCTACGACCGGACCCGCGACTTCGGCACCTGGCTGGACACCAACCGTGACTGCCAGAACACCCGTGCGGAGGTCCTGCTGCAGGAGGCCAAAGTCGCCGCAACGTACACCACTACGCGCCGCTGCACGGTGCGCACGGCCCGCTGGGTCACCAGGTGGGACAACCGCACGCACACCTTGGCGTCGGCCGTAGAGATCGACCACACCGTTCCCGTCCACGAGGCGTGGGGCTCAGGTGCCCGCTACTGGTCGCAGGCTCGCCGTGTGGCGTTCTACAACGACCTCGGCGACGGACGGTCACTGAACGCCCAGACCGCGGCGTTGAACTCCTCGAAGCAGGCGAAGGGGCCTGAGGCCTGGATGCCGCCGGCCAACCGCTGCGAGTACGTCGGCAACTGGATCGCGGTGAAGATCCGCTGGGGCCTGCGGGTGGACAGCGCCGAGAAGGCAGCGCTGATCCGCTACGCCGACTCCTGCCCAAACGTGCGCATCAGCGTCACCAAGGTTTAG
- a CDS encoding DEAD/DEAH box helicase, with protein MPENHDDAQNTDATETATAETANVEFTEAAVPAAEPAEAAAPPAEAPAAKADENDEEGVKFADLGIDGRVLAALQDVGYEKPSPIQAATIPLLLEGRDVVGLAQTGTGKTAAFAVPALSRLAELHDLNGPSRKTQALVLAPTRELALQVAEAFTSYAKHIDDFTVLPVYGGSAYGPQLAGLRRGAQVVVGTPGRVIDHIAKGSLDLSELQYLVLDEADEMLRMGFAEDVEQIFQQTPSDRQVALFSATMPSQIRRMSKQYLNNPAEISVKSKTTTGANTRQRYLQVMGPHKLDAMTRILEVEEFDGVIAFVRTKMATEDLADKLRARGFQAAAINGDIPQQQRERTVDALKEGRIDILVATDVAARGLDVERISHVVNYDIPHDTESYVHRIGRTGRAGRSGDAILFMTPREKYLLRSIEKATRQPVEQMHLPTAETVNTLRLGKFAERITETLESEDVAAFRDLIASYEEEHNVPAAEIAAALAVMAQGGQPLLVKELPAAPEYQKRERSKDGFGSRGPTRALTEGNATYRIAVGRRQRVMPGSIVGAIANEGGISSSQIGGIDIRSDHSLVELPADLSPDQLKALSRTRIGGELIHLELDSGRKPSGDRGDRGDRGGYQGGGRGGNFKGGGGFKKEFRKNDGERSSADRGGRSYSERSERSFGERGQSSDSRFGGHGDGSRKPRHGNEGGHRDFNRKGKW; from the coding sequence ATGCCCGAAAATCACGACGACGCCCAGAACACCGACGCCACCGAGACGGCAACCGCCGAAACCGCAAACGTCGAATTCACCGAGGCTGCTGTCCCCGCAGCCGAGCCCGCCGAAGCCGCCGCCCCTCCCGCTGAGGCCCCTGCTGCCAAGGCCGATGAAAACGATGAAGAAGGCGTGAAGTTCGCCGATCTCGGCATCGACGGCCGCGTGCTGGCCGCCCTGCAGGACGTCGGCTACGAAAAGCCTTCCCCGATCCAGGCAGCAACCATCCCGCTGCTGCTCGAAGGCCGCGACGTCGTGGGCCTCGCCCAGACCGGCACCGGTAAGACTGCAGCATTCGCAGTACCGGCTCTGTCCCGCCTGGCCGAGCTCCACGACCTCAACGGCCCGTCCCGCAAGACGCAGGCCCTGGTTCTCGCCCCGACCCGCGAACTCGCGCTTCAGGTTGCCGAGGCCTTCACTTCGTACGCCAAGCACATCGATGACTTCACTGTCCTCCCCGTCTACGGCGGCTCCGCCTACGGCCCCCAGCTCGCCGGCCTGCGCCGCGGTGCACAGGTTGTCGTCGGTACTCCCGGCCGAGTGATCGACCACATTGCCAAGGGCTCCCTGGACCTGTCCGAGCTCCAGTACCTGGTTCTGGACGAGGCCGACGAAATGCTCCGCATGGGCTTCGCCGAAGACGTCGAGCAGATCTTCCAGCAGACCCCGTCGGACCGCCAGGTGGCACTGTTCTCCGCCACCATGCCGAGCCAGATCCGCCGGATGTCCAAGCAGTACCTGAACAACCCGGCCGAGATCTCGGTGAAGTCCAAGACCACCACCGGCGCCAACACCCGCCAGCGCTACCTGCAGGTCATGGGCCCGCACAAGCTCGACGCCATGACCCGTATCCTCGAGGTCGAAGAGTTCGACGGCGTCATCGCGTTCGTCCGCACCAAGATGGCCACCGAGGACCTCGCCGACAAGCTGCGCGCCCGCGGCTTCCAGGCTGCCGCCATCAACGGCGACATCCCACAGCAGCAGCGCGAACGCACCGTTGACGCGCTCAAGGAAGGCCGCATCGACATCCTGGTTGCCACCGACGTCGCCGCCCGCGGCCTGGACGTCGAGCGCATCAGCCACGTGGTCAACTACGACATCCCGCACGACACCGAGTCCTATGTACACCGCATCGGCCGGACCGGCCGCGCCGGCCGCTCCGGCGACGCAATCCTGTTCATGACTCCGCGCGAGAAGTACCTGCTGCGTTCCATTGAGAAGGCCACGCGCCAGCCGGTGGAGCAGATGCACCTGCCCACCGCTGAGACCGTCAACACCCTGCGTCTGGGCAAGTTCGCCGAGCGCATCACCGAGACGCTCGAGTCCGAAGACGTGGCGGCATTCCGTGACCTCATCGCATCCTACGAAGAAGAGCACAACGTGCCGGCAGCAGAAATCGCTGCGGCACTGGCCGTGATGGCCCAAGGCGGCCAGCCGCTGCTGGTCAAGGAACTGCCTGCTGCTCCGGAGTACCAGAAGCGCGAACGGTCCAAGGACGGTTTCGGCTCGCGCGGCCCGACCCGTGCGCTCACTGAGGGCAATGCCACCTACCGGATCGCCGTCGGACGCCGCCAGCGCGTCATGCCGGGTTCCATCGTGGGCGCCATCGCCAACGAAGGCGGCATCTCCTCGTCGCAGATCGGCGGCATCGACATCCGCTCGGACCACTCCCTCGTGGAGCTCCCGGCCGACCTGAGCCCCGATCAGCTGAAGGCCCTGTCCCGCACGCGGATCGGCGGCGAGCTGATCCACCTCGAGCTGGACTCCGGCCGGAAGCCCTCCGGCGACCGGGGCGACCGCGGTGACCGCGGCGGCTACCAGGGCGGCGGCCGCGGCGGCAACTTCAAGGGCGGCGGGGGCTTCAAGAAGGAGTTCCGCAAGAACGACGGCGAGCGTTCCTCCGCGGACCGCGGCGGCCGTTCGTACAGCGAGCGTTCCGAACGTTCCTTCGGTGAGCGCGGGCAGTCGAGCGACTCCCGCTTCGGCGGCCACGGCGACGGCTCGCGCAAGCCGCGCCACGGCAACGAGGGCGGCCACCGCGACTTCAACCGCAAGGGCAAGTGGTAG
- a CDS encoding MOSC domain-containing protein — protein sequence MHTATLLAVCRVHQLLPDEGSVGVTAIDKRPVDGPVKVHKLGLHADVQASRIHHGGEDQALYAYSQADADYWTGELQRELPPGIFGENLRVAGIETTGAVIGERWRIGLDVEVEVTSPRVPCAAFQRRMDEAQWVKRFTQAGRVGAYLRVTKTGSVQAGDHIHRLFVPKHGVTVGRWFSEPDVDAMEALRDAEADGEIRLQPEYHDRFEKMLRREGR from the coding sequence ATGCACACAGCCACTCTTCTTGCCGTTTGCCGGGTCCACCAGCTCCTTCCGGACGAGGGAAGCGTGGGCGTCACGGCCATCGACAAACGGCCGGTGGACGGTCCGGTGAAGGTGCACAAGCTCGGCTTGCACGCCGATGTCCAGGCCAGCCGCATCCACCACGGGGGAGAGGACCAGGCACTCTACGCTTACTCCCAGGCCGACGCCGACTACTGGACCGGTGAGCTGCAGCGTGAACTGCCACCGGGGATCTTCGGGGAGAACCTGCGCGTGGCAGGGATCGAAACCACGGGTGCCGTCATCGGTGAACGTTGGCGGATCGGGCTGGATGTCGAAGTTGAGGTGACCTCGCCGCGAGTTCCGTGCGCGGCCTTCCAGCGGCGCATGGACGAGGCCCAGTGGGTCAAGCGCTTCACGCAGGCAGGCCGGGTGGGCGCCTACCTGCGCGTCACTAAGACCGGCTCCGTGCAGGCCGGCGACCACATCCACCGCCTCTTCGTTCCGAAGCACGGAGTGACCGTCGGCCGCTGGTTCAGCGAGCCCGACGTCGACGCCATGGAGGCCCTGCGCGACGCCGAGGCCGACGGCGAAATCCGGCTGCAGCCCGAATACCACGACCGGTTCGAGAAGATGCTGCGCCGCGAGGGCCGCTAG
- a CDS encoding Tat pathway signal protein produces MDPEKDPSKDAHGGRSDDVSGGDGTSGNQAGGPSGGQAKPPPWQVPKPELHPELLTPGTPEQESPRQESSRPEGPGNQNQTGFPQPSPIFDPFARDRERDAAARKKRSQRRTVVVGLGVTALLAGTITAIVASNEQDPDYAQVCFNEETGERVEDTQCNSSAGRGGALYAWYFYARGASVPGIGQNRTAYPNFTRTVPQGAKTSTGYSSKGGTVSRGGFGSSSKGGSTGG; encoded by the coding sequence ATGGACCCGGAGAAGGACCCGAGCAAGGACGCTCACGGGGGCCGCAGCGACGACGTGTCCGGCGGGGACGGCACCTCCGGCAACCAGGCGGGCGGCCCGTCCGGCGGCCAGGCCAAGCCGCCGCCGTGGCAGGTGCCAAAGCCTGAGCTCCACCCCGAACTGCTGACCCCCGGCACGCCGGAACAGGAAAGCCCACGGCAGGAAAGCTCCCGACCGGAAGGCCCCGGAAACCAGAACCAAACAGGCTTCCCCCAGCCCAGCCCCATCTTCGACCCGTTCGCCCGTGACCGCGAGCGCGACGCCGCAGCACGGAAGAAGCGGTCGCAGCGCCGCACGGTGGTGGTGGGCCTCGGCGTCACGGCGCTCCTGGCCGGCACCATCACGGCCATCGTGGCCAGCAACGAGCAGGATCCCGACTATGCCCAAGTCTGCTTCAACGAGGAAACGGGTGAGCGGGTCGAGGATACCCAGTGCAACAGCTCGGCCGGGCGCGGCGGGGCCCTCTATGCCTGGTACTTCTACGCGCGCGGGGCCAGTGTCCCGGGCATCGGCCAGAACCGGACGGCCTACCCGAACTTCACCAGGACCGTGCCGCAGGGAGCCAAAACGTCCACGGGCTACAGCAGCAAGGGCGGCACAGTCAGCAGGGGCGGCTTCGGCAGCAGCTCCAAGGGCGGAAGCACGGGAGGCTAG
- a CDS encoding glutathionylspermidine synthase family protein, translating to MKRLLSEPRPDWKHKIEEQGLVFSTTTLPGGKKIEYWNEAAYYEFTMDEVEALEVTAEDMHRMCLEAAKFLATGAMGPIGIGPQALELAAESLQAGDVDIYGRFDFIYDGQGGAAKMLEYNADTPTGLIEAAVAQWFWLQDVFPEKDQWNGIHEALIRQWKKLQYRTGMSTLHVAHSEAEESGEDWMTAAYMRDVAGQAGWTTIGINMSDIGWDPNLNRFVDMDNFMISTIFKLYPWELMMKEPFGHRLLQRSHNPRWVEPAWKMLLSNKALLAALWHLYPDHPNLLPAYLNDPGPLKEWVAKPLHGREGDNIRIHAEGISLEKPGGYGREGWCYQQYHSLPDFDGNHPVLGLWVVDGESVGCGIRESDGPVTDYFCRFVPNTIDAPAPLSVQAAQANANKAGIAL from the coding sequence GTGAAGCGGTTACTTTCGGAGCCCCGGCCGGACTGGAAGCACAAGATTGAAGAGCAGGGCCTGGTGTTCTCCACCACCACCCTGCCCGGCGGCAAGAAGATCGAGTACTGGAACGAGGCCGCCTACTACGAATTCACCATGGACGAGGTGGAGGCGCTCGAGGTCACCGCCGAGGACATGCACAGGATGTGCTTGGAGGCCGCGAAGTTCCTGGCCACGGGTGCCATGGGCCCGATCGGCATCGGTCCGCAGGCGCTGGAACTGGCCGCAGAGTCGCTGCAGGCCGGGGACGTGGACATCTACGGCCGCTTCGACTTCATCTATGACGGCCAGGGCGGCGCCGCCAAGATGCTCGAGTACAACGCGGACACCCCCACCGGTCTCATTGAGGCGGCCGTGGCCCAGTGGTTCTGGCTGCAGGACGTCTTCCCGGAGAAGGACCAGTGGAACGGGATCCACGAGGCACTGATCCGGCAGTGGAAGAAGCTGCAGTACCGCACGGGAATGAGCACGCTGCACGTGGCCCACTCCGAGGCCGAGGAATCCGGTGAGGACTGGATGACGGCCGCCTACATGCGGGACGTCGCCGGCCAGGCCGGGTGGACCACCATCGGGATCAACATGTCGGACATCGGCTGGGACCCGAACCTGAACCGGTTCGTGGACATGGACAACTTCATGATCAGCACCATCTTCAAGCTCTACCCCTGGGAGCTGATGATGAAGGAGCCGTTCGGCCACCGCCTGCTGCAGCGCTCCCACAATCCCCGCTGGGTGGAGCCGGCCTGGAAAATGCTGCTCTCCAACAAGGCGCTCCTGGCCGCCCTTTGGCACCTCTACCCGGACCACCCGAACCTGCTGCCCGCCTACCTCAACGACCCCGGACCTTTAAAGGAGTGGGTGGCCAAGCCGCTGCACGGCCGCGAAGGCGACAACATCCGGATCCATGCTGAGGGCATCAGCCTGGAGAAACCGGGCGGATACGGCCGCGAAGGGTGGTGCTACCAGCAGTACCACTCCCTCCCCGACTTCGACGGCAACCACCCGGTCCTGGGCCTGTGGGTGGTGGACGGCGAATCGGTGGGTTGCGGCATCCGCGAGTCGGACGGGCCGGTCACCGATTATTTCTGCCGCTTTGTCCCGAACACCATTGACGCGCCGGCGCCGCTGAGCGTCCAGGCGGCACAGGCCAACGCGAACAAGGCAGGTATAGCTTTATGA